GAAAATATGCTATACAAATAGTAGGAACAACAACTACAATAACAATAATAATGCTAGAGCTACAATTCTAGATTTATAATAACTACAAATCATAGAAACTTCCTACAATTGAAATTCACCATTAGGAAATCTCATTCATGACCTCTACATAAGATCCTTCTATATAGGGGCGGATGGATTTCATCCTCTAATCCTCAAAACCAAAGGTTTTTCATCCTTTGACCTCTAGTATATATCTAAGAGTTTCATTCTCAAATCTAATTTCACACACAAGTATTCAAAATAGTTTTGTAAGGGGTTCTTTGTGTAGAATATGCATAATAATGTTTGAATGGATGCATTCActcttgatattcttcaattgaTGGTCAATacaaaaatttatcaaaatcaCAGCTAAGATTTTGAAAATTCCATGGGTAGAAAAAGGTACAACCACTATATTAATGAAGCATGCCCATATTCCAACTCTAGTGTCATGAAGTCTATAAAAAGATAGAGGAGAAAAACCTATCCATCCCACTTTTTTGTCCCATAAAAGACATAACATGAGCATGTTATAATGTGCTTGCATTATAACACACTCGTGTTATAACCttctttgagagagagagagagagagagagagagagagagagagagagagagagagagagagagagagagagagagagagagagagagagagagagagaggaaaggggagagagtgagaggtaGAGACTAAGAGAGATTAAAAGATgagaaagagagatatagagagatatctAAAGGGATAgggagaagagagagggagagagaaattgagAGGTATCTAAAGGAATACAGAAGGAGATACGGGTTATAATGAGAGAAGTGGAGAgggaaggaggagagagagagagagagagagagagagagagagagagagagagagagagagagagagagagagagagagagagagagagagagagagagagagtatcatTTTCTTTCACAAAAATGTGAGCATGTTATAATGCACTAGCATTATAACACACTCATGTTACTATCTACCTTTTAAATTTCCAACCCTTGGGGTTGGATTTTCCTTTGGCATCAACCCAAAGGATCAGAATTAGATTTCAATGCCCACGGGAATATTTTTTGTAACTTTTATAAAAATGACATAATGTCGAGCGTACTCTCTATAAAGTTTGCATGTCTTTCaattttaagtttttaaaaatGGTATAACATTGAACTATCTCTTAGCTTTCTAactttgtaattttttttacatttcaattataataattttttgatatttaatttatttttctagtgTCTGCATTTTTTCAAAAACCTATGTGTGTTATTCTTAGCTTTATTTTTTAATCGTctatatcaaaatttgaaataaaatgcatttttagaaactagaatcTATTCTATACATGgtaaaaaaaattattagtttttaaaacaaaaaacggGGCAACACTAGACACTATGTTACctctttttttgaaaaaatagtagCACTTTATGTTGCCCCTTATTTGAACCCCTTAATCTCCACAATTTTAAAAGAGAGGGAAGTACATTCAAAGCATTTCTTGTATTCCTTAAAAATTTGAGCATAACTATATTCAATTTCTCATCGAAGTTTAGTTCTtcttgatttcaaaaaaaattaagagCCCTTTTGGTCTCCCATTTTCCTACACTTACCTCACAAGTATATTTGAAATTGCACCCttagtaatttaatttaatttttgagtAAGAAAATCCATTCTAAAGTAGTTATGGAGTCAAAATTGGCCATTAATGACATTATAGATTATATGGAGAGATAAGTGGGAGTGGATAGTAAAAAGGTAGGGAGCATTAGGGTTTCTTGAGGTCAAAACACCTTGAGTCTCATGCCACATGTTGGGGGTCAAAGTTTGAGAGTATAACACATGTGCTATGTGCCCAAATAGAAAAAATATTCAAACCTATGATCAAAATGAGATGACCTAGTGTAACATGTCATGAATTGAAGTTCAAGGGTGTCATGGAAAAAGTATTTAGATAAGGGAAATGCCTAGTCTCAAAAGGTAGCCCAATGTAATTATCACAAAATGGGGGTTTGGTTTAAAGGAATGCTAGTAAGGAATGTCATGCAACTCCAACAAAGGTAAGGAAAAGAGTGGACAAAGGAAATGTTAGAGTAGATAAATGAATTGGCCATGCAACATATTGGCATCTAGACTTGCTGCCTAGCACCAACTACTATCATCCATGTTGTTTCCATCACTTATTCTTGTTTATACAAAATTCTAACATATGAGAATGAATAATGGCTACTATAGTATCCCTTAATTACATCATGATTCCTAGTATCACATTCAATACATCAACATATAATTCATATTTGGATGGACCTTATTTTCTAACAAGAGTAGCTATAAATGTTGAATGTAAGGAGATGGGTGTTTTAATAGATCTTTTCAAATTTACCTAACTTTATATTCTACTCCTTACATTCAACACTTATGTTttccttaaattatttatttaacttCCGTACCTTAACGCATGCCCACATCTTGTAATAGGTAAACATAAAGATTGATACATTTAAGGATACTTGTGTGTTTTTAATCACTTGTAACGTACACAAATGATATACTTTTAGTAAAGAAGATCATTttcaattatttatgatttttttcttaTAATAAGAAAAATTCTATATTTAAAATCATAACTTTAACTCATCCTTAAATCCTATGACCTTAGTATAGAGTattataaaaataaagaaaaatattattattattaagtaaTTTTATTATGCaacttaattatttaataaaatcaaCATAACACtaataaatttaatgttttataaaagatttattatttaataactattaatttatattttttaaatatgtaacattttattatttaattatgtctTCAATTAGTAATCatcaattaattttaatttttgaagtCATAAAATAAGATTAAGAGATAGTTGAAGGCATTTCTAATTGACTAGATatattttgaataatatttgaagtaTAGATTTTTTTTATAAACATTTCTCACATATTATAATAAGTTCTCAATTCCTACCTAAACTTATCCAAGTTCTATTTTAATACACTTATCAAAAGAgaaggtcatataaaatttgaaatATAATAGTGTTAGAATTTTTTAAGATACTTTAAACAAAATTCAATTCTTAGATCAACAAACTCACAAATCCTTATTAATAAAATGTCAAACTCAAATTTTAATCAATTGAACAATTGTTAATAAGtaatcaagaaaaaaaattaaaaaaatcatcatgaactttttATCAAGTGCAAGTAACCTAGTAATATAGAATTCAAAATATTAGTATTAAGCAAATTTTACTATAGTGTATCATTTCAGTAAATACAAAAAGAACAAGCAAGAAGTTGAAAGTTTTTtttaatcatcatttttttttgtctgtattgatttgGCATTTTTTTAAAATCGGATTAAATTAAATTgaaattgtcaaaccttagaatGCAAAAAGTTTGATACTCAAACACAATCTTCACTACTCTTTGCACTACCTCCATCTCACTCGAATTTTTTGTTACTCATCGACATGTTATCTACCACAAACTCAAATCCTCATTCAAGACAATAGAACGTGCTCCTCTATTCGATTGAATAGGAGACACTTAAGCCCCTTTTGTTACTAAGCCAGTCAAAAACATTAATCTAAACTTATACACATTCCCCtaaccttcaacatgttcaaactACAATCTTTTACTACCAGTTTAACTAATTCTTAAATAAGATATTTtagtacaatattttttgaaaaccaAAATATTCTTTAAATTGTCATATCGACATACCCATTAGACCTCTAAAATGATGCACACATGTATATATCCTCCATGATAGAATTTATAATTGTTGTTTTTTTTAATGAGGGGAAACTATAGGGTAGCCTAACGATTTAGAGCTCAACTAAAGACGGAATGACCTCTCCCTCATAACCACCTCGGATTGCAGACCAAACCTGATCAAACCAACAACCAGATAAATCCAAACAATGAGAGTTGAACCTTAGACCTACTAAACAACACATTGCTAATAAATGTACATGATCCATAATTCTTTTTACCATAGCTAcctagaataaaaaataaaatttggaaGAGAAAAGATACTCCATTTCTTTgtttttaaagaataatctttacaACAAGAGAGTGAGACAAGGGCCTCGTAGTGTATTTATAAATCTAAACTTATAAATACACTATGATTCTATCAACCCTATAGATGATGCTCAAAAGAAAGCAAAACATAATTGGTACGAAGATTTATAAATACACTATGATTCTATCAACCCTAtaaatgatgctcaaaagaaagcAAAACATAATTGATACGAAGCTTACTAAAGATACCATAAGGTGCTACAGCTATATAATGTATTTATAAGCCTAAACTTATAAATGTACTATGATTCTATCGGCCCCATGGAGTAAGCCTAAACTTATAAATGTACTATGATTCTATCGGCCCCATGGAGTAAAGATACCATAAGTTGCTACAGCTATATAATGTATTTATAAGCCTAAACTTATAAATGTACTACGATTCTATCGGCCCCATGGACAACCCCAAGAGAAAGCAAGGTAGAACGTGGTTGATTCAAAGTTTACTAAAGATACCATAAGGTGCCACGGAAGCTGTTTAGTATTCACAGGCTAAGCATGATTTGAAGACATCAACTTACTAAATTTGACGGCTTCCTTGATAAGGGTAAGCACGTCATTCCTGACGATAGAATTCACATCACCTGCAATTCCATCATTCCATTTAGACCACCTGCTGGTGAGGGCGCATTCCCATCTCTGGTTTTCTGCGTCTCCGTCCACTTCCCTCACATTTGCAATACGGAACTTAAAATCCTCCGTTACATACGTCTCCGCATCTTTGTACCGTATGTTGGTAATTTGATACCGGCTGGAAGGATCGAAAACAAACAGCTGGTCAGGGGTTCGATTCGCCCAAGCGTCTTCCACCCATTTAACCATTTCCGACtgtatctccatctctctctcgtGCGACATAACCGCCAGCCTGAAATCTGTTGTATCTTCCCCCTCTCTACAGAAGGAAACAATGCCGTGTCTCCTCGGCTCCCTTCGAACCCTACTTATCTCAGCCCTCACAGGAGACAAAGATGGAGCAACAGATGGATCTGACGGACTCGCCGAATAAAAGTTGCTCAAATATTTTTCACGCTGCACAGAATCCATCAAGCAATCAGAGGCTTTCTTGGCCATTTTCTTGGCCTTTTCGGCGGCTGTCAAATCACCTGAATCAAACTCGATTTTCAACAGACATCGCCTATAAGCTTTCTGAACATCAATGGCAGATGCTTCGATATCCAGATCCAGCACCTGCACAAAATAATTGTTTTTAAGAGCTTTTAATTTGCTGTAAAACATGTTTAGAATTAGGATCTAGGATCCGCGATATGCTACAGTACCTGGAAATAGTCCCTTGAGCGAAGAATTCGTCTGATTTCGCTATTATGCACAAAGCCGTCTTCTCCCAAGCAACGCACGGAAACGTTGGACAAGCGAATCGGCTTTTCTTCCCGATCTGTGAGATGAATGCTGATTTTCCTCCGGTATGAAACCCTAACGTAATCTAGCCTTTCCAAATGAAGCCTGAGATCTGTTACGGCCTTTTCTGAACATGCGGTGGAAAATGCGCTCGATATGAGACTTTGGCTGCAAAGTTGTTGTAAATAGGGGAACGAAACGAAACCCCGGTGAAGCAGATCCTCGTAGTGACGGCCATGGAAGAGTTGTTTACCGAATCGAACGATCATTTTGATGTTCCTCATCGCATCCTGCTGACACTCAAAGCAGGATAACAGCTCCGATCTATAACCTGAAAAGTCCCAATGCGGGAGGAGCTTTGTGAAAGCGCCAAATGACATCTTGTTTGAAAATGCGGCTGCCAGATTATCAGCATCAGAAGAAGCAGCAGTTGGACCTGAAATTACCGCTTCTCCCTTCTTGAAACACAAATGTTGCTTACCTTGCCGAGAAATGCAAGAAATGGAGCCTGTAAATTTTTCGAAAGAGACTTTATCAACAGTCAGCAGGGGGTTCTCTGTAGATTTACAGAAACAATTGCGGTAAAACAGAGGGAAGTGTCGTGGGCTTTTGCTCACACTAGCGAGCCCTATCAGATTTTTAATGGAAGCAACGATACTTTGCACGGCTTCTCTGGAATCGCCGCGAATTTGAAATTTACCAGAGGGAAGTAACCTGGCTGAAGAGATCCCTGCAGATTGTTGAAATCTTTTGATCGTTTGCCCTCCCTTCCCAATTACCAGTGCCCTTGCTATCTCAGGAACCTCAACCTCCATGTGGAAAGACCCTACACTAGCCATTTTGGTCTGTTAATCCCCTATTTTTCACAGTTTTGGAATAGGGTTGTAGTTCAATTGGTTCAGTATCGTGGGTAACAATGGTGGAATGAATAAAAAATCATCCACCAAGTTTAAAATGAGGAAGCATGTTTGGATCAGATTCGATCCTTGAGTAATTTTGACAAAAAGAATTCCTTAGACTGACTGCTAAACAAAAAAATGATTTCTGATTTAGATGTAGACTTCCTCATGTCATGTCCTAATCTGTTATATAAAAATAAAGATGCCCATATCTATGTAATCTTAAcctttttataaaattaaattaaaaaaccaCCTATTCTTGAATACAGTGAGCAGCTTTCAAAACCAAGGCTGATTCTTCATGGCTTTAACCACCTAGAAACCCACaggattttttaatttaatttattttattttaaaattttatactaaATTTGTTTTTCTAATGTCTCAATATTAAGCTATCCAGGTACAGGAACTTCAAAAAGCAAGATGCTGCTTAAACGGTGGCGATTGCATTTTTATTATCCTATAAAAAAGAATTGCATTAAGAACATCAACTTGCAGTCGGAAGTATAGATAAAACAAAAAGTTGGCGTACAGTCATGAATGGGTTATGCGATTTGTGGAAAATAATGATGTTGATCCAAGAAAGTTCACGACTTTGAAGTAGGTTAAGCTCTGGGTATTCTTCATACAAAATGGTATATTTGATAAATTCGTATAAtatattttctttctattgtttttttcatttttttacagtATTGTCATGACAGATTATGAATATCTGACCAAATAAATTGAGATATGTGTATTTGGGATTGTGTACAAACATGTACTTGTGTGTCATTTTATACAGAGTATAGTCACATTCAAAGGCCACTCTCTAATTAACTCAAGGTAAACGTCAGTCGAGTTCCATAAGCTAACCCAAAGTGAAGCTTTAATATATCTTCCAAGATTGTTGTTTACCTATCTTGTATCTATATAAATATTGTAAAGGTTTAATTGTTTTATATTACTTTAGTctttatataaaataaattaaggttaattaaataaatttataatatataagtataaatataataataaaaatatttaaacgtGATATTTGATTAGATTTTAATTGTACGTtaagtgttttgattaattaaaatcgGGATGGGGGCCCAAACCCTTTACATAATAGGTTAAACAAGTAGACGAGCGGGAGGACCTCACAAGTAATGAGAGCGCCAAAACCAAAAAAGAGAAGGCCCTTTTTTGAGATAGAGGCTTTTGACCTTAGCAACTAACCGGCAGGAACAAGGGTCCTGACCCCACAAAAGATTCACATATTTAAAAAAAAGGGGGTTTAGGAAGGCACCTCGAACCATCTTCTTGGAAAAACCCCTTGAGCTGGAACCAAAACAACCAAGGGAACAGTCAACATAAGGCAGATTTTGAAAGGTCTCCTGCAACCTTTTACTTGAAGGACCATCTTGAATTGAAACTTTCTCAGACAAGGAAGGAGGCCACAAAGATCTAGAGACATCTTGAAATCTTGTGCTAGTATAATTACCTAGCCATTCTAGAAGAACATTAGACAGTATACCTGAGGAATGTACTAGCATAAAAAATcccaaagggttttgaaaggcatcCCTAAATCTTTTACCAGTAGATAACCCTACAAACAAAACATCATGGACCACCTCAATAGGGTTTCTATCTACAGTACCATTGAGAACCAAAAGTCCCATAGGAGGAGTGACCTCAATAAGGTCTTCAGGTTCGAGGGGCACAGTAAAAACCACAATGTGGTCCACAAACAACATGGACGTAGTACCAAGCCAAACCTTCATTCTCACAAGCTTAGCATCATCACAGGTAAGAGTATCAAACCCCAATATAGAAGGGGTAGGCAACTTCCACCAAGAAACACCTATCTAAAACTAGGGCTCCACTTCATGAGAAAAAAGAGGTGAACTCCAAAATGAATGCCATCTTCCATAGAAAAATGTGAAGCTAAAGGAAACCACAATCTCCCAACAAACCTCCTAGACACAACTCCAAGGCAAACTGCCAAACCCACAAGATCAGAAAAGATGCACATGAAAGCACCAAGACCCCAAGGAAGAGGGGCAACCAAAATCCACCAGGTACCCCACACAAAATGGGGCACAAAAACCAAATGTTATAGTAGATCATGATAGAAAGTATTTCATCAATTCTCATATTTTGAACATTACTTTACTATTGTTCTGGATCATATACCTGTGTGTATATCTAATCTCCATTATTGCAGAGTTGATCTTGCACATGCATGTAATTTGATAACATGGAAACCACTaaatctctctatctttatctatctctctattttttttctctttatctAATTGTATATCTCTTTGTCACTCTCTCATTGTCTCTATCTTTGTCCCTCTCCTTGCATGCATCTATttgtctctctctacctctctctcccattatctctctacttctctctatctcatgagtccctctctctctacctacctctccctccctcacaTCCTCTCTCTTCATATTGGAATTCTCAAAAGTATGTTACAATGCAAGTGTTTTATAATACGCATATTATAACACACACATTATGTCTTTTATGAGACCAAAGAGTGAGGTGGCTAGTTTTTGGTCCCCCATATTTTTACACTTACCCCATGGTATTGGAGGTGGAAGATGGCCATGCTTTCATTAATCTAGTGGTTGCATCTTTTGCTAGCATGGTCTTTGTAAAATATTAGTtattatttttacaaaaccttaAACCATCAATTGGAAGGATACCAAGAGCGAATGCATCCATTCAAAGATTATTATGCATATTCTACAAAAATTCCCTCGCGAAACTATTTTGAACACTTGTGTTTGAAATTAACACTTTTGATCCTTTAGGAGGAACTTATTTAGAGATGATGAATGATATTTCCTAATAGTGAATCTTATCTacattaagtttgtatgatttgtAGTTAATATGGATCTAGAAGTGTAATTATAGCATTACTATTGTTATTATGGTTGTTGTTTCTactagggtatgtgcacaaagatggtggtcagaaaagtggacaccacccaaaaaaaaatgaaaaaacaagcagcacatacgcggttctaaaatttgaaatcaccgcgtacgcgcttaggtccGTTGTTCTCGAGCCTAAAAAAAAGATATTGCGTATGCGCTatctttaggaaagtgagcgtgTACGCGTCATCTTTAGGAAACTGAGCACGTATACActacttttaggaaagtgagcgcgtacgcactcataagccctaaaaaaccgcgtatgtgatacctgtcaaaaaaagtttttaaaaaaggactgggtcttattttccctgTGACCATGgtgttttttcctctttttcctccaCGAAACCGCGAACGGGCTgccacatttctccaccaaacgctatggatcaaggttactttttcttaatttttttctttctttctcgtttattcaatttgttttacgttttgaatttaattttttttgttttggttaggtttttttaattttttgtttcaaaaaatagattctgataatccacaataacaacaaaatgcacctcctgaaaaccccgaacaaaacccacaagatacgcctccagttcctccttttgatcgTACACCTGAAACACgagagcaattgattaatcagttagggcaaaacatgtctaaaataaatagactgattaataaagtgaaaacatctaagcttgagcatcataaatccctcgccactagcctagaaatattagctagtggtgccacaatcgtttccacacaaattacaaaatggtgaaactttagggatatgtgttGTCAATACTATGAtggtgggttatcatacgagggattgaaaaacaaaaatattagtaaacaacaaatatgtgccatttttgttgatcctaaaactagtcaatcgttacctcttaatgcaaagaggtttcctatGCATcagtgtaccaatgtgcaaatgaagaatcttttttagtagaggtggtggatggtctttgatgatccaccttgtaataattatgaggtgtcattgtatttttttagaaaagtatactgtgagtttgtccttaatgtgtggccaaactattttgacatgagagagttccatggagGAGGTATtgactctgcccaagatagacctagagcccataggacGTAGGCGAGTAGCCCCGGAGAGTcgttgccccctagcacccaaacccaaggtgcatcaggttgtcctagtagagctaaaagagttgatggagctacagactcttcaggtggccacaacattgattggtgccatcatccagcatgggacacagttagcacaccctcttgtactggatgatgagctattagttgctccaggtggtgatAGAaagcccattcaacatgtgtgtgtcagttgctcagggatatgctcaaGGACGAATGACGCAACcactgcagatggatccacatctcatttgtgGACCTGAACCAAGTGAGaagttgtaacctgaagtagatttgcgatcttgagaattgcccgcccaatctgaatctgtgtagCCCACCAAGTCAAGCTCAATGCCCGCTGCGTAGTGAATCCCAAaactgtgagtaccctgaatgtagtgaagGATTCTCTTGGCTGCTTTCCAGTGCAGCTCATGAGGCTCCTGCATGAATCGAGAGACCATGCCTACAACATATGAAATGTCAAGTCTCGTATGACTTAGAtaaatgagactcccaacaagttgtcggtacaaagtgccatcaacaagtggagaagaacactgagcctcaagtttgactccagaaagaaagggagtcggagcaggcttacaatcagccatatgaaacctCGAGAGCGAATCTAGAGCATACTTGGACTGGTTGATGGTGATCCCAGAAGAAGACTGGTAGATCTCAATCCCGAGAAAGTAATGCAACAAGCCCAAGTCAGTCATCAAAAACCTGTCATGAAGGGCAATTTTGACAGCCCCAATAGTGGATGAAgaactccctgtgatcaacaagtcatcaacatacaaaACCAAAAATAGGAGTGAatcatcctgttgcagaatgtagacattgggatcagaatggcaccgagtgaacccaactgatagaaggaaggagtccatcttggcataccaggctcgaggagcctgtttgaggccatagagagacttctgAAGATGGCACACAAGTGAAGAATCCTAAAGGatcccctgtggctgctccatgtagatctcctcttgaaggtcaccgtgaagaaaagcactcttcacatccatctggtgcaCTTCCCAACAATTAGCTGGAGCAATGGaaagaacaagtcggatggaattcattcGAGCAACTggcgcaaaagtctcagagtagtcaatcccatgaacctgggagaatcctttagtgaccaagcgagccttatacttgtcaaccgacccatctgctgcaaattttgtccgatagatccacttacatcgaacaagttttcttcccttaggaagagggacgagatcccaagtgtggttcctcattaaggaactatactcCTCCTGCATAATTGTATCCCACTCAAGAATACCAGAAGCCTCATGAAAAGACTGTGGATCTGAGGCAGTAGCAATGAAGACATGTGGAGCACCCTGGAACTGTGAACGAGTTCGCTTGGTGTCTGATGGATCCCCAACCCAATCACCTGCAGATTGCAAGGTCTGTCTAGCCCAAAGTGGGCCAAAAgatggagaatcatcaacctctgaatgatgactaggagaggaaggaggtgagtcctctaaaTCGCTCTCTGCATCAGAAGTGGAGGTAGAAGACTGCTCAGGTGAATCTGAATCATCAGAGGAGCTGTCATGTATCCCAAGTGACTCCAATGCCAAAGTAGGAGTTGGAGAAGTGGTAGAAAGTGAGCTCAAGGAGCCCTCCTCAaactgaacactcctctcaatgaacaactcatgtgtagttGGGTGGAGCAACCGATAACCCTTCACACCATCAGGATAACCTACAAATATGCAAGGTCTACTCTGCGGATCCAAGGCCTTGCGTTTCTCTataggaatgtgggcccatgcaggaGAACCAAAAACTCGGAAGTGCTTAACTGATGGTTTCCGACCACTCCAAGATTCAAAAGGAGTGACTCCCTTCAAGGCTCGATGAGGAACACGGTTCTGGATATAACAAGCACAAttaatggcctctgcccaatactgtggTGCAAGAGATCTGGAGTGAATCATGCAATTCGCcatttccttcaaggacctattcttccgttctgccacaccgtTCTGCTGAGGATTGTAT
The nucleotide sequence above comes from Cryptomeria japonica chromosome 11, Sugi_1.0, whole genome shotgun sequence. Encoded proteins:
- the LOC131050676 gene encoding uncharacterized protein LOC131050676; this encodes MASVGSFHMEVEVPEIARALVIGKGGQTIKRFQQSAGISSARLLPSGKFQIRGDSREAVQSIVASIKNLIGLASVSKSPRHFPLFYRNCFCKSTENPLLTVDKVSFEKFTGSISCISRQGKQHLCFKKGEAVISGPTAASSDADNLAAAFSNKMSFGAFTKLLPHWDFSGYRSELLSCFECQQDAMRNIKMIVRFGKQLFHGRHYEDLLHRGFVSFPYLQQLCSQSLISSAFSTACSEKAVTDLRLHLERLDYVRVSYRRKISIHLTDREEKPIRLSNVSVRCLGEDGFVHNSEIRRILRSRDYFQVLDLDIEASAIDVQKAYRRCLLKIEFDSGDLTAAEKAKKMAKKASDCLMDSVQREKYLSNFYSASPSDPSVAPSLSPVRAEISRVRREPRRHGIVSFCREGEDTTDFRLAVMSHEREMEIQSEMVKWVEDAWANRTPDQLFVFDPSSRYQITNIRYKDAETYVTEDFKFRIANVREVDGDAENQRWECALTSRWSKWNDGIAGDVNSIVRNDVLTLIKEAVKFSKLMSSNHA